The Sphingobacterium bambusae genome includes a window with the following:
- a CDS encoding SDR family NAD(P)-dependent oxidoreductase translates to MNKKLQDQVALITGSDSGIGRGIAEAFAEEGATVVITYHSDKDSADTLGQIMQEKGYPHAVYQVDVGDEQRVASLFENIKNKFGKIDILVNNAAVNGSEIPVQDMETEVFDRCIKTNLYGPFFCSRAFLKHWTPNQQDARIINVSSIHEDVVTAGNADYNASKGGLKNFARSLALELAEKRITVNNIAPGMILTDMNKAAMDDDAVRKEKEQHIPMKRAGIVDDIKAAAVYLASKESSYVTGATIFIDGGLSLNLGQGA, encoded by the coding sequence ATGAACAAGAAATTACAAGATCAAGTGGCCTTGATTACGGGGTCGGATTCGGGTATTGGAAGAGGTATTGCCGAAGCATTCGCCGAAGAGGGGGCAACTGTTGTTATCACCTACCATAGCGATAAAGATAGCGCAGATACGCTAGGGCAGATCATGCAAGAAAAGGGATATCCGCATGCAGTCTATCAGGTTGATGTAGGGGATGAGCAGCGTGTCGCGAGCTTGTTTGAAAATATAAAGAACAAGTTTGGAAAGATCGATATTCTCGTTAACAACGCGGCTGTAAACGGAAGTGAAATTCCTGTTCAAGACATGGAAACAGAGGTTTTCGATCGTTGTATCAAAACAAACCTCTATGGACCGTTCTTTTGCTCACGAGCATTCTTAAAACATTGGACGCCGAATCAACAGGATGCACGTATCATTAACGTGAGCTCCATCCATGAAGATGTAGTCACGGCAGGAAATGCGGATTACAATGCTTCGAAAGGCGGCTTGAAGAATTTTGCACGTAGCCTTGCTCTAGAGCTTGCCGAAAAAAGAATTACTGTCAATAACATTGCTCCCGGTATGATTTTAACCGATATGAATAAAGCGGCTATGGATGACGATGCCGTGCGCAAGGAGAAGGAGCAACACATACCGATGAAGCGAGCGGGTATTGTAGACGATATCAAGGCAGCGGCGGTCTACCTCGCTAGCAAGGAAAGCTCTTATGTTACGGGCGCAACGATTTTTATAGATGGCGGGCTTAGCCTGAATTTGGGACAAGGCGCTTAA
- a CDS encoding response regulator, with translation MKNKTILIFDDDVNILEVCTIILVDAGYTVKISETSHDIIEKVSEIHPDIILMDNWIPEIGGIEATRLLKKHADYQRIPVVYISANNDIHLLAEKAGADAYLAKPFDITELENTVERVLAEAEAK, from the coding sequence ATGAAAAACAAAACGATACTTATTTTTGACGATGATGTCAATATCCTCGAGGTATGTACCATTATCTTGGTGGATGCTGGATACACCGTCAAGATTTCGGAAACATCTCACGATATTATCGAGAAAGTTTCAGAGATTCATCCCGACATTATCTTGATGGACAATTGGATTCCTGAAATCGGTGGGATTGAAGCCACGCGCTTATTAAAAAAGCATGCAGATTATCAGCGCATACCTGTGGTGTACATTTCGGCTAATAACGACATTCATTTGTTGGCGGAAAAGGCCGGAGCGGATGCTTATTTAGCAAAGCCATTCGATATCACGGAATTAGAGAATACCGTGGAGCGTGTATTGGCAGAAGCGGAAGCTAAATAA
- a CDS encoding chemotaxis protein CheB, with the protein MMKPQHLHSRVELLLIGGSAGSLKVLLKLLPRLRSDLEFPIVIVLHRKADPDSILDVLLRNHTKLAVLEAEDKMELQKGTIYLAPPDYHLLFESKHLVSLDCSEKLNYSRPSIDVSFQSAALACKDKLVAILLSGANADGVEGLRYVKSQDGLVFVQDPDTAEVAYMPKQAILQTKVDAVLKPEDFADTINALRRNK; encoded by the coding sequence ATGATGAAACCTCAGCATTTACATAGCCGCGTTGAGCTGTTGTTAATTGGTGGATCGGCCGGTAGTCTAAAGGTGCTGTTAAAGCTGTTACCGCGCTTGCGTTCCGATCTGGAATTTCCGATCGTTATCGTGCTTCACCGGAAGGCAGATCCCGATTCGATACTTGATGTGCTGTTACGGAATCATACTAAACTGGCGGTGCTGGAGGCTGAAGATAAGATGGAATTACAAAAAGGCACAATTTACTTGGCTCCTCCAGATTATCACTTGTTGTTTGAAAGCAAACATTTGGTTTCTTTGGATTGTTCAGAGAAGCTGAACTATTCGAGGCCTTCTATCGATGTTTCGTTTCAGTCTGCGGCATTGGCATGCAAGGATAAATTGGTCGCAATTTTGCTGTCTGGAGCTAATGCGGATGGTGTAGAGGGTTTGCGCTATGTGAAATCACAAGATGGATTGGTATTCGTACAGGATCCAGATACCGCTGAGGTTGCCTATATGCCTAAACAGGCCATATTACAGACTAAGGTTGATGCCGTTTTAAAACCGGAGGATTTTGCGGATACAATCAATGCTTTGCGGAGAAATAAATGA
- a CDS encoding CheR family methyltransferase: MLEPNVIKDEELEILLADVFSLYGYDFTQYSKASLKRRVNRICLIDKFTSFAELRYRLLNHPEYLQRFVEEITVNVTEMFRDPSFFRALRENVLPQLGTYPFIRIWVAGCSTGEEAYSIAILLREANLYSRSLIYATDLNPGVLEKAAKGIFPIAQMKQYSENYILSGGKEDFSSYYMANYDVAKFDKNLSDRMIFSTHNLVSDSSFNEFQLVVCRNVLIYFEKDLQNHVFTLFDESLDNLGFLALGAKETIRFSNLENKYRQLDMEKIWRKNM; the protein is encoded by the coding sequence ATGTTGGAACCGAATGTAATTAAAGACGAGGAACTGGAGATCTTGTTAGCCGACGTATTCAGTTTGTATGGCTACGATTTTACCCAGTATAGCAAAGCTTCTCTCAAGCGAAGGGTGAATAGGATTTGTCTGATCGATAAATTCACAAGTTTCGCGGAACTCCGATACCGTTTGCTCAATCATCCGGAATACTTACAGCGTTTTGTAGAAGAGATTACCGTAAATGTTACGGAGATGTTTCGTGATCCTAGTTTTTTTAGAGCTCTTCGGGAGAATGTTTTGCCTCAGCTTGGTACATATCCCTTTATCCGGATTTGGGTTGCAGGTTGTTCAACAGGCGAGGAGGCCTATTCTATCGCCATCTTGTTACGTGAAGCAAACTTGTATAGCCGTTCGTTGATTTATGCTACCGATTTAAATCCTGGCGTTCTGGAGAAAGCTGCCAAAGGCATTTTCCCCATAGCACAAATGAAGCAATATTCAGAAAACTATATCCTTTCTGGTGGCAAAGAGGACTTCTCTTCGTATTATATGGCCAACTATGACGTTGCAAAGTTTGATAAAAACTTGAGTGATAGAATGATCTTTTCGACGCATAACTTGGTTTCTGATAGCTCCTTTAACGAGTTTCAACTAGTGGTGTGTCGCAATGTGCTGATTTATTTTGAGAAGGATTTGCAAAACCATGTGTTTACCTTATTTGACGAAAGCTTGGATAACTTGGGTTTTTTAGCGCTGGGCGCTAAAGAAACGATTCGCTTCTCCAATTTGGAAAACAAGTATAGGCAATTGGATATGGAAAAAATTTGGCGCAAAAATATGTAG
- a CDS encoding response regulator has product MNNLVLIIDDDSRNIFALRLVLKARGYAVISANNVPEGLRLIAENPQVSVVLMDMMIPEMDGYTAIRMIREQASFAEMPIIAVTAQAMSGDREKCIAAGANGYVSKPVDIDKLVAVIEKVC; this is encoded by the coding sequence ATGAATAATCTGGTTTTGATCATTGATGACGATAGCCGAAACATCTTTGCGTTACGTCTAGTGTTGAAGGCTCGGGGATACGCCGTGATATCGGCGAACAATGTACCTGAAGGACTACGCTTGATAGCGGAGAACCCGCAGGTAAGTGTAGTGCTGATGGATATGATGATTCCGGAAATGGATGGCTACACCGCGATACGGATGATAAGGGAGCAGGCTAGTTTTGCTGAAATGCCCATAATCGCGGTTACGGCGCAGGCGATGTCAGGCGATCGGGAAAAATGCATCGCCGCAGGCGCAAATGGTTACGTGTCCAAGCCTGTAGATATTGATAAATTAGTGGCAGTTATTGAAAAGGTATGTTAG
- a CDS encoding response regulator → MPRKFLRNLQVGFGISLVILIASSAASYISIQDQISNREKVDHTRRAIAAANSILSDLQNAETGQRGFHLTGRDAFLEPYNLSLASLPKSLARASRLTADNPLQVKRLDTLKTVIESRTAILANLVAGRRRGEPITISQLEEGKLYMDSCRVVISRFIQHEESLLDGRRKTLDSSSSYTAVFIIIAALLSLLITVIFYLRIRDDFKKREELQHALKKKDEEISKRLSLIQRVAYQIAHGDYSTRIEDNEQDDLGSLAVSLNDMTDALKQSFDELNDNEWRQEGLALLNDKLMGNKSEQLIAKDVLQHLVDYGECLNGAFYLFEGEALHLQAAYGLEDTMKDIYAPGEGMVGQVFLDAKEKVVKDIGSNGGFVVSFASGAMQINQLVLLPILLEGNCIGVVELGALQAIDGFTLAFFKEATTNVARALAAAKSRRQVQTLLEETQAQAEELQTQHGELENLNTELEAQTQKLQASEEELKVQQEELLQSNQELEERSKLLEEKNQLIAERNLEIQQKAEELALSTKYKSEFLANMSHELRTPLNSILLLSRLMSENTEENLNEEQIESALVIQSSGTSLLSLIDEILDLSKIESGKMELEYTAVNLSDVVRDLHNLFTPLVQEKSLDFGIHLSAELEQTLETDRLRLDQVLRNLLANAIKFTNKGRVELIIEQYEHDSRFIAFSVVDTGIGIAYDKQLVIFEAFQQADGSTRRKFGGTGLGLSISREIARLLGGEIRLASKENEGSTFTLLVPKERATKAVKPVTDELIEIISSDVNEVKTLIADQETSYTTENIPDEVDDDRHNIQPGDPVILIVEDDTNFAKALLKYTRQQNYKGIVVVRGDLAAEAALTYKPLAILLDIQLPVKDGWQVMDEIKGNVATRHIPVHIMSSMQVKKESLLKGAIDFINKPIALERIGDMFKRIEHALSVHPKKVLIVEENPKHAMALSYFLGSFDIVSEIKNNVEDSVRALASDEVNCVILDMGVPDKSGYETLEAIKKNEGLENLPIIIFTGKNLSQAEEVRIKQYADSIVIKTAHSYQRILDEVGLFLHLVEERKTDSVKKAGSKLGSLNEVLNGKTVLIADDDVRNIFSLTKALEKYQMRIVSAIDGKEALTQLQNNPDVSIVLMDMMMPEMDGYETIKLIRAQPQYARLPIMAVTAKAMTGDRERCILAGASDYISKPVDIDQLLSLLRVWLYEN, encoded by the coding sequence ATGCCAAGAAAATTCCTGCGAAACCTTCAAGTTGGGTTCGGTATTTCGCTCGTTATACTGATAGCCAGCTCTGCTGCTTCGTACATCAGTATTCAGGATCAAATCAGTAATCGGGAGAAAGTAGACCATACACGAAGGGCCATCGCTGCGGCAAATAGTATTTTAAGCGATCTGCAGAATGCAGAAACCGGACAACGTGGTTTTCACCTCACAGGGAGGGATGCCTTTCTAGAACCTTATAATTTAAGCTTGGCATCGCTGCCTAAATCGCTAGCTAGGGCTTCGAGACTCACTGCGGATAACCCCTTGCAGGTTAAGCGGCTTGATACCTTGAAGACTGTCATTGAATCACGCACAGCAATTTTAGCCAATCTTGTGGCAGGTAGACGACGCGGAGAGCCAATCACTATTAGCCAGCTGGAAGAAGGGAAACTTTACATGGATAGCTGTAGGGTGGTTATTTCTAGATTTATACAGCATGAAGAGTCGTTATTGGATGGTAGACGCAAAACTTTGGATAGCTCGTCTTCGTATACAGCCGTGTTCATCATTATCGCTGCGCTTCTATCACTCTTGATCACGGTTATTTTTTATTTGCGGATTCGAGACGATTTTAAGAAAAGGGAAGAGCTACAACATGCGCTGAAAAAGAAGGATGAAGAGATTTCCAAACGATTGAGCTTAATACAGCGCGTGGCTTATCAAATTGCTCATGGGGACTACTCGACACGCATTGAAGATAATGAGCAAGACGATTTGGGTAGCTTGGCGGTATCATTGAATGATATGACCGATGCACTGAAGCAATCGTTTGACGAGTTGAATGACAACGAATGGAGACAGGAAGGCTTGGCGTTATTGAACGACAAATTGATGGGCAATAAGAGTGAGCAGCTCATTGCAAAAGATGTGCTGCAGCATTTGGTCGACTATGGCGAGTGTCTGAACGGGGCATTTTACCTTTTCGAAGGCGAAGCTTTGCATTTGCAGGCGGCCTACGGCTTGGAAGATACGATGAAAGACATTTATGCTCCGGGGGAAGGAATGGTTGGTCAGGTATTCTTGGACGCGAAAGAGAAAGTAGTCAAGGATATTGGATCTAATGGTGGTTTTGTGGTCAGTTTCGCCAGTGGCGCTATGCAGATCAATCAGCTTGTGCTCTTACCAATATTGTTGGAGGGTAATTGCATTGGCGTGGTGGAGTTAGGCGCCTTGCAGGCGATTGATGGCTTCACACTGGCCTTCTTTAAAGAAGCAACAACTAATGTAGCTCGAGCACTTGCTGCAGCGAAAAGTCGCAGGCAAGTGCAGACGCTTTTAGAAGAGACACAGGCTCAAGCAGAAGAATTGCAAACACAACATGGCGAACTCGAGAACCTCAATACAGAGTTGGAGGCACAAACACAAAAATTGCAGGCTTCGGAAGAAGAACTGAAGGTGCAGCAGGAGGAATTGCTACAGTCTAATCAAGAGCTCGAAGAGCGGTCTAAATTACTAGAAGAGAAGAACCAGTTGATCGCTGAGCGTAATTTGGAAATTCAGCAAAAGGCAGAAGAACTGGCCTTGAGTACCAAGTACAAGTCGGAGTTTTTGGCTAATATGTCGCACGAATTGCGCACGCCGCTCAATTCGATTTTACTTTTGTCGCGCCTTATGTCGGAGAATACCGAAGAAAACCTGAATGAGGAACAGATAGAATCGGCACTAGTTATTCAGAGCTCAGGTACTAGTTTACTGAGTCTTATTGATGAGATTTTGGACCTTTCGAAGATCGAATCCGGAAAAATGGAATTAGAATATACGGCTGTAAACCTGTCGGATGTAGTTCGAGATCTCCATAATTTATTTACACCGTTGGTGCAAGAAAAGTCTTTAGATTTTGGTATTCATCTATCGGCGGAGCTTGAACAGACCTTAGAAACGGATAGGCTTAGATTGGATCAGGTTTTACGTAATCTGCTTGCCAATGCGATCAAGTTCACGAACAAGGGACGTGTTGAACTTATTATTGAGCAGTACGAGCATGATAGTCGTTTTATTGCGTTTTCGGTGGTGGATACTGGAATAGGAATCGCCTATGATAAGCAACTGGTTATTTTTGAAGCCTTTCAGCAGGCTGACGGCTCTACCAGACGGAAATTTGGTGGTACCGGTCTAGGTTTGTCTATCAGTCGCGAGATAGCCCGTTTATTGGGGGGCGAAATAAGGCTCGCCAGTAAGGAAAATGAGGGTAGTACATTTACGCTTCTTGTGCCGAAAGAAAGAGCAACGAAAGCTGTAAAACCAGTGACGGATGAGTTAATTGAAATTATCAGCTCGGATGTTAACGAAGTAAAGACGTTGATCGCTGACCAAGAAACGAGTTACACGACGGAGAACATTCCTGATGAGGTGGACGATGACCGTCATAACATACAGCCCGGAGATCCTGTTATCTTGATTGTTGAGGATGATACCAATTTTGCAAAGGCACTTCTGAAGTATACGCGTCAACAAAATTATAAGGGTATTGTGGTGGTGCGCGGTGATTTAGCGGCTGAGGCGGCATTGACCTACAAGCCGCTCGCGATTTTGTTGGATATCCAATTGCCGGTTAAAGATGGTTGGCAGGTGATGGATGAGATCAAGGGAAATGTCGCAACACGTCATATTCCTGTACACATCATGTCATCGATGCAGGTCAAGAAAGAAAGCCTACTAAAGGGGGCCATCGATTTTATCAATAAGCCTATAGCATTAGAGAGAATCGGCGATATGTTTAAACGTATCGAACATGCATTGAGCGTGCACCCTAAGAAAGTGCTTATTGTCGAGGAAAATCCAAAACATGCCATGGCGCTTTCTTATTTCTTGGGTAGTTTTGATATTGTTTCTGAAATCAAAAATAATGTTGAAGATAGCGTTAGGGCGCTAGCATCCGATGAGGTCAACTGTGTCATCTTGGATATGGGTGTGCCCGATAAATCGGGGTACGAAACGTTGGAAGCGATCAAGAAAAATGAGGGATTGGAGAATTTGCCGATCATCATCTTTACCGGAAAAAACCTTTCCCAAGCGGAGGAAGTTCGTATTAAGCAGTACGCTGATTCCATTGTTATTAAAACAGCCCATTCTTACCAACGGATTTTGGACGAGGTGGGTTTATTTTTGCACCTTGTTGAGGAACGAAAAACAGATTCGGTAAAAAAGGCGGGCAGCAAGCTGGGCTCGCTGAATGAAGTTTTGAATGGCAAGACAGTACTTATTGCAGATGATGATGTGCGTAATATTTTCTCCTTGACCAAGGCTTTGGAGAAATATCAAATGCGTATTGTATCGGCTATTGATGGAAAAGAAGCACTCACACAATTACAAAACAATCCGGACGTTTCAATTGTCCTTATGGATATGATGATGCCTGAGATGGATGGCTATGAAACAATCAAGCTTATTCGGGCACAGCCACAGTATGCGCGGTTGCCGATTATGGCCGTAACCGCGAAGGCAATGACCGGAGATAGGGAACGCTGTATTTTGGCAGGTGCATCGGATTACATTTCTAAGCCCGTAGATATTGATCAGCTGCTTTCTTTGTTAAGAGTTTGGTTATATGAAAACTAA
- a CDS encoding ATP-binding response regulator: MILIVDDKPENIFSLKKLLESKDFSVDTALSGEEALKKVLRNDYALIILDVQMPGIDGFEVAETLSGFSKTRDIPIIFLSAVNTDKKFITRGYASGGIDYVTKPVDPDILILKVKTFYRLYEQTLALNETQRILRSEIESRKQAQEALKERVDYLHLILESLPQIAFTANSDGKIDFVNNKWFRYSNSATLFPDTAAGDPAIEEEWAASMVKSTPLEMEVRIKEISADSFRSHLLRIIPIKEQGHSSRWVGTFTDIEDRKQVEKKKDEFLSIASHELKTPLTSIKAYTQLLGRTVTIDEEHPANKYIDKVQVQVAKLNSLIADLLDISKIDNGKLKMNMRPFNFEDLLVNAIDTICHTHEKLPDIIRTGDSLDVGVLGDEIRIEQVLINYLTNAIKYSPNSEQVIVNTVRDSHTVKVEVKDFGIGIPVHKQQDIFNKFYRVEESSVKFQGLGIGLYICSEIIRQHQGTFGLESELGKGSTFYFTIPLN, translated from the coding sequence ATGATTCTGATAGTCGATGACAAACCTGAAAATATATTTTCGCTAAAAAAGCTTTTAGAGTCGAAGGATTTTTCGGTGGATACTGCCTTGTCGGGCGAAGAGGCTTTGAAGAAGGTGCTTCGCAATGATTATGCGTTAATTATTTTAGACGTACAGATGCCCGGTATTGATGGATTTGAAGTTGCCGAAACATTGTCAGGCTTCAGCAAAACAAGGGATATTCCAATTATTTTTTTATCAGCCGTTAACACCGATAAAAAGTTTATCACACGGGGATATGCATCCGGTGGAATTGACTATGTCACCAAACCCGTCGACCCGGATATCCTGATATTGAAAGTGAAGACCTTTTACAGGCTATATGAGCAAACTTTAGCCCTAAACGAGACGCAACGTATACTTCGTAGTGAAATCGAAAGTCGCAAACAAGCGCAGGAAGCGTTAAAGGAACGGGTCGATTACCTTCATCTTATTTTGGAATCCCTGCCACAGATAGCCTTCACAGCAAATAGCGATGGCAAGATAGATTTTGTCAACAATAAGTGGTTTCGATATTCTAATTCGGCAACTCTGTTTCCCGACACGGCTGCTGGAGATCCGGCTATAGAAGAGGAATGGGCTGCTTCGATGGTGAAAAGTACGCCATTAGAGATGGAAGTTCGGATCAAAGAGATCAGCGCTGACAGTTTTCGTTCCCATTTGTTGCGTATTATCCCCATAAAGGAACAGGGCCATAGCTCTCGTTGGGTAGGAACATTCACCGATATTGAAGATCGGAAGCAGGTAGAGAAAAAGAAGGATGAATTTTTGAGTATCGCTAGCCACGAGTTGAAAACGCCGTTGACAAGTATCAAGGCCTATACGCAGCTCTTAGGACGCACGGTAACCATTGACGAAGAACACCCTGCAAATAAATATATTGATAAAGTACAGGTGCAGGTGGCTAAGCTAAATAGCTTAATAGCAGACTTATTAGATATTTCTAAAATCGACAATGGAAAGCTTAAAATGAACATGCGTCCATTTAACTTCGAGGATCTACTGGTCAATGCTATCGACACGATTTGCCATACCCATGAGAAACTTCCAGATATTATTCGCACGGGAGACTCTTTGGATGTTGGTGTATTGGGTGATGAGATTCGTATTGAGCAGGTGTTGATCAATTATTTAACGAATGCCATTAAGTATTCGCCCAATAGTGAGCAGGTTATCGTCAATACGGTGCGTGATTCCCACACGGTGAAGGTGGAAGTGAAGGATTTTGGCATAGGCATTCCCGTACATAAGCAGCAGGACATCTTTAATAAATTTTACCGCGTGGAGGAATCTTCGGTGAAATTTCAGGGCTTAGGTATTGGACTTTACATTTGTTCGGAAATTATTCGCCAGCATCAGGGCACTTTTGGTCTCGAAAGTGAATTGGGAAAGGGCTCCACTTTTTATTTTACCATACCACTAAATTAA
- a CDS encoding nuclear transport factor 2 family protein: MTFSKTLTSFLAVLACFACFPKANAQVQSKQQVETAVETLKQAMLKPDASILNKLSADELTYGHSSGKIESKKQFVETLVSGASVFKEINLKDQTIQTVGNTAVVRHILEAKTDDPGKGPADVKIGIVLTWVKVKGQWQLLARQAFKVS; this comes from the coding sequence ATGACTTTTAGCAAAACCCTAACATCATTCCTTGCTGTTCTGGCTTGTTTCGCCTGTTTTCCTAAGGCAAACGCACAAGTACAATCCAAACAACAGGTAGAAACAGCCGTTGAAACGCTTAAACAAGCTATGCTCAAACCTGACGCATCAATTTTGAACAAACTCAGCGCCGACGAATTAACGTACGGCCATTCGAGTGGAAAGATTGAAAGTAAAAAACAATTTGTCGAAACCCTAGTTTCGGGCGCCTCTGTATTCAAAGAAATCAATCTAAAAGACCAGACGATACAGACCGTAGGCAATACAGCTGTTGTGCGTCATATATTAGAAGCAAAAACCGATGACCCGGGAAAAGGGCCAGCGGATGTCAAAATAGGCATTGTGCTAACTTGGGTTAAGGTCAAGGGACAGTGGCAGTTGCTAGCACGTCAAGCATTTAAAGTATCTTAA
- a CDS encoding Gfo/Idh/MocA family protein translates to MEKVNWGMIGVGDVTEVKSGPALYKVAHSSLVAVTSRTYEKAVDYAQRHKVEKVYRAWEDMLEDPEISIVYVATPPDTHKEFAIRAMEAGKDVYVEKPMALSVREAEEMIEVANRTGRRLFVAFYRRSLPYFQKVKQLLEQGSIGKILAVSVRLMKAPLSTDLDPAKHTWRIDKKVGGEGYFVDLAPHSMDILDYLISPIDDVQGRAVNLAGNYDVADTVTAVWKHRNGVLGNAVWCFSTTAGSAQDEIVIVGTEGQLTCGTFDFKPIELLTESGKTLFDYERPLHIQQGLISAIVDELRGQGDCPSTGETALRATKIIEAILMG, encoded by the coding sequence ATGGAAAAAGTAAATTGGGGAATGATCGGTGTGGGCGACGTCACAGAAGTAAAAAGCGGACCGGCCTTGTATAAGGTAGCGCACTCTTCTTTAGTCGCCGTTACATCTAGAACATATGAGAAAGCCGTGGATTACGCGCAGCGACACAAGGTCGAGAAGGTATACCGTGCATGGGAAGACATGTTGGAGGATCCTGAAATTTCGATTGTCTATGTGGCCACACCGCCAGACACCCATAAGGAGTTTGCAATACGCGCGATGGAGGCGGGAAAGGATGTTTATGTGGAAAAGCCTATGGCGCTCTCGGTAAGGGAGGCGGAGGAGATGATTGAAGTTGCAAATCGAACGGGACGTCGACTTTTTGTGGCATTTTACAGACGGAGCCTTCCTTACTTTCAGAAGGTGAAGCAGCTGCTGGAGCAAGGCAGTATAGGAAAGATTTTAGCGGTGTCGGTGCGCCTGATGAAAGCGCCCTTATCGACCGACTTAGATCCGGCGAAACATACCTGGCGGATCGATAAAAAGGTAGGCGGAGAGGGATATTTTGTCGATTTAGCACCCCACAGCATGGATATACTTGACTACTTAATTTCGCCCATTGACGATGTTCAAGGACGTGCGGTCAATTTGGCGGGTAATTACGATGTTGCTGATACGGTTACCGCGGTATGGAAACATCGTAATGGTGTCTTGGGTAATGCGGTTTGGTGTTTTTCCACTACGGCAGGAAGTGCACAAGATGAGATTGTTATTGTCGGTACCGAAGGTCAGCTGACATGCGGAACCTTTGATTTCAAGCCTATAGAATTGCTTACTGAAAGTGGAAAAACGTTATTTGACTATGAAAGGCCCTTACATATACAGCAAGGTTTGATAAGCGCTATTGTGGATGAACTGCGCGGACAGGGCGATTGCCCCTCGACAGGAGAAACGGCGTTGCGTGCAACAAAAATTATCGAAGCTATACTAATGGGCTAA
- a CDS encoding cold-shock protein, producing the protein MGKSQITFNKKERVKKQQLKRQHKLEKREMHKMDNDKGKSLEDMFAYVDEFGNISNTPPEKKYEFKEEDLHRPVDVDEYQHGKVSYYNEQGHYGFIRDNLTSQTVYFNDNLAGKVLQLNQKVKYKSVRTKQGNQISEVLVEA; encoded by the coding sequence ATGGGAAAAAGCCAGATTACATTTAACAAAAAGGAACGCGTAAAAAAGCAACAGCTTAAGAGACAGCATAAGCTCGAAAAGAGAGAAATGCACAAAATGGACAATGACAAGGGTAAATCATTGGAAGATATGTTTGCCTACGTGGATGAGTTCGGGAATATATCCAATACCCCTCCAGAAAAGAAGTACGAATTCAAAGAAGAAGATCTTCACCGACCGGTAGACGTTGATGAATATCAACATGGTAAGGTTTCGTACTACAATGAGCAAGGGCATTATGGTTTTATTCGCGACAACTTAACGAGCCAAACCGTGTATTTCAACGATAATTTAGCTGGTAAAGTTTTACAGTTAAACCAAAAAGTAAAATATAAGTCGGTTCGTACAAAGCAAGGAAACCAGATATCCGAGGTATTGGTAGAGGCGTAA
- a CDS encoding putative signal transducing protein, which produces MVTIKTVNNPVDAHLLKVKLESEGIRCELRYIASGEDQDASSTAIQLHVLSGDIEQANNLIDESSSLRFDETHSICPQCNTANSLSTKDTNKHLRLFIESLFTLSTMNYQKTEPKSGSIGCTCKHCGLNYAPNKLEK; this is translated from the coding sequence ATGGTTACAATAAAAACAGTCAACAACCCCGTTGACGCCCATCTGCTTAAAGTAAAATTGGAAAGTGAAGGGATCCGCTGTGAACTTCGATACATAGCATCCGGTGAAGACCAAGACGCATCGTCTACGGCTATCCAATTGCATGTCTTATCGGGAGACATCGAACAGGCCAACAATTTAATCGACGAGTCGAGTTCCTTGCGTTTCGATGAAACGCATTCTATTTGCCCGCAGTGTAATACCGCCAACAGTTTATCGACGAAAGATACCAACAAGCATCTGCGCTTGTTTATTGAATCCCTCTTTACCTTATCAACCATGAACTATCAGAAAACGGAACCGAAAAGCGGATCCATAGGATGCACCTGCAAACATTGTGGCCTAAATTACGCTCCCAATAAATTAGAAAAGTAA